In the genome of Desulfobotulus pelophilus, one region contains:
- a CDS encoding RnfABCDGE type electron transport complex subunit B: MNILIAVLALSGLGALIGLLLAIADKFLYVEEDPRIDLVEGVLPSGQCGACGYAGCRQYAEKVVLEPGVSPALCLPGGADVATEVARIAGKEAEEMVPSRAVVACGGGQVEGCHSLFAYEGIADCRAASLLTEGEKACKWGCLGLGTCVAVCPEKAVFINSRGIAEVKRDACIGCGLCVRACPKDVIVMVPETAKTMVMCRNPEKGGETRKACDFGCIGCRLCTKACPHGAVAMDGNLPLVDYARCAVCPEPVCLEVKCKPGCFLPVPGLPVPMVAAA, encoded by the coding sequence ATGAATATCCTGATTGCTGTGCTGGCCTTAAGTGGCCTGGGTGCCTTGATTGGTCTTTTGCTGGCCATAGCGGACAAGTTTCTCTATGTGGAGGAGGATCCTCGCATTGATCTTGTGGAAGGCGTACTGCCTTCGGGGCAGTGTGGTGCCTGCGGTTATGCAGGATGTCGGCAGTATGCGGAGAAAGTGGTGCTGGAACCGGGGGTTTCGCCTGCTCTCTGCCTTCCCGGTGGCGCGGATGTGGCCACAGAAGTGGCCCGTATAGCTGGCAAGGAAGCAGAGGAAATGGTTCCTTCCAGAGCTGTTGTGGCCTGCGGTGGTGGTCAGGTGGAAGGTTGCCACAGCCTTTTTGCCTATGAGGGAATAGCAGACTGCCGCGCCGCTTCTCTTCTGACCGAAGGTGAAAAGGCTTGCAAGTGGGGATGTCTGGGTCTGGGAACCTGTGTTGCCGTTTGCCCGGAAAAAGCTGTTTTTATCAATAGCAGGGGTATTGCCGAAGTGAAACGTGATGCCTGCATCGGATGCGGCCTCTGTGTGCGTGCCTGTCCCAAGGATGTGATCGTCATGGTGCCGGAAACGGCAAAGACCATGGTTATGTGCCGGAATCCCGAAAAGGGCGGAGAAACCCGTAAGGCCTGTGATTTTGGTTGTATTGGTTGCCGCCTGTGTACCAAGGCCTGTCCCCATGGGGCTGTTGCCATGGATGGGAACCTTCCCCTCGTGGATTATGCCCGGTGTGCCGTTTGTCCGGAACCCGTGTGCCTTGAAGTGAAGTGTAAGCCCGGATGTTTTCTGCCTGTTCCCGGACTGCCGGTACCGATGGTTGCAGCGGCCTGA